The Streptococcus sp. VT 162 genome has a window encoding:
- a CDS encoding ATP-dependent DNA helicase (unwinds DNA) — MNARNDRYVVVDLEATSTGSKAKIIQVGIVVIENGEIIDQYATDVNPHEPLDSHIKELTGLTDQRLAVAPEFSQVAGKIFELVKDGIFVAHNVQFDANLLAEFLFFEGYELRTPRVDTVELAQVLYPQFEKYNLGILCQELGIELEHAHTALSDAQATAELLLYMRQKLFELPKGLLESLLDLADNLLYESYLLIEEVYQQQSLLSSPDLMELHGLFLRKESKALVPRKLSKAFAKNISLLGLEERPQQMEFAEKIEQLLEEHQTSFIQAQTGLGKTYGYLLPALNLESQVGILVSVPTKILQNQIMQEEGQRLKEVFHLEIHSLKGPQNYLKLDAFHRVLHRSESNRLFTRFKMQLLIWLTESETGDLDEIGQLYRYQHFLPELVHDGKLSKKSLFATEDFWKRGQEKAKTSRVLLTNHAYLVTRLEDNPEFVDNRLLILDEAQKMLLALENLAQQAYRLEELVTQIEKSLETEEDLVQKRLLESIGFECRYLMEHYQSGLKNGKWLDSLEELRQHFSELTLPEYREIANFFTSDREFWLATAEKSSKDVLICSSKKGRFILADLLPEDCRLLGVSATLEISNRVSLADLLGFPDAPLVKLDVAKQEQQEVFLVDDFPLVTEVSPVDYASEVASVTRSLQAFQEPILVLFTSKEMLLAVSDLLDQPHLAQYKNGEPSQLKKRFEKGERQILLGTGSFWEGVDFSTHPCVIQVIPRLPFQNPQEPLTKKLNQELRQEGKNPFYDYQLPMAIIRLKQALGRTVRRSDQGSVAVILDSRVVSKRYGKQIAQALSKERAVQVLSREQLEPAVADFLQSRRNRMKEKSKKEKRYKI, encoded by the coding sequence ATGAATGCGAGAAATGATCGGTATGTGGTCGTTGATTTAGAGGCGACCAGCACCGGAAGCAAGGCAAAAATTATTCAAGTAGGCATTGTGGTGATTGAGAATGGTGAAATCATCGATCAGTATGCGACTGATGTCAATCCTCATGAACCCTTGGATTCTCATATCAAAGAATTAACAGGTCTGACCGATCAACGTTTGGCTGTGGCACCAGAATTTTCTCAGGTGGCTGGAAAAATTTTTGAATTGGTTAAGGACGGTATTTTTGTTGCGCACAATGTACAGTTTGATGCCAACCTTCTTGCAGAATTTCTCTTTTTTGAAGGATATGAATTGCGCACACCGCGGGTGGATACAGTTGAGCTTGCCCAGGTTCTGTATCCTCAGTTTGAAAAGTATAACTTAGGTATCCTTTGTCAAGAGTTGGGAATTGAGCTGGAACATGCCCACACTGCCCTGTCAGATGCTCAGGCAACAGCTGAACTCTTGCTTTACATGCGTCAAAAACTTTTTGAGCTACCTAAAGGGCTCTTAGAAAGCTTGTTAGACCTTGCAGACAACCTTCTCTATGAAAGTTATCTGTTGATTGAGGAGGTTTACCAGCAACAATCTCTCTTATCTTCGCCAGACTTGATGGAGCTTCATGGGCTTTTCCTCAGAAAGGAAAGCAAAGCCTTAGTCCCACGAAAGTTATCCAAAGCCTTTGCTAAAAACATTTCTTTATTGGGGCTGGAGGAGCGACCGCAACAGATGGAATTTGCGGAGAAGATTGAGCAATTATTGGAAGAACACCAGACTTCCTTTATCCAAGCCCAAACGGGACTGGGCAAGACTTATGGTTATCTCCTCCCAGCTTTGAACTTGGAGAGTCAAGTAGGTATCCTAGTGAGTGTTCCGACCAAAATTCTTCAAAATCAAATCATGCAAGAAGAAGGTCAGCGCTTAAAAGAGGTTTTCCATCTGGAGATTCATAGTCTCAAGGGTCCTCAAAACTATTTAAAACTGGATGCCTTTCACAGAGTTCTCCATCGATCAGAGTCCAATCGCCTTTTCACACGCTTTAAAATGCAGTTGCTTATCTGGCTAACAGAGTCAGAGACAGGTGACTTGGACGAAATCGGGCAGCTTTATCGCTACCAGCACTTTCTGCCAGAACTAGTCCACGATGGCAAGCTTTCAAAGAAAAGTTTATTTGCCACAGAGGATTTTTGGAAACGAGGGCAGGAAAAGGCCAAGACCAGTCGCGTTCTCTTGACTAATCATGCCTATCTGGTCACTCGTTTGGAAGACAATCCAGAGTTTGTCGATAACCGTTTGCTGATCTTGGATGAAGCTCAAAAAATGCTGCTAGCTCTCGAAAATCTAGCCCAGCAGGCTTATCGCCTTGAGGAACTTGTAACTCAAATTGAAAAGTCCTTGGAGACAGAGGAAGATTTGGTTCAGAAACGCTTGCTGGAGAGTATAGGTTTTGAATGTCGTTACTTGATGGAGCACTATCAGTCAGGTCTGAAGAATGGAAAGTGGTTGGATTCTCTTGAAGAGTTGCGCCAACATTTTTCGGAGTTAACTCTCCCAGAGTATCGAGAAATTGCAAACTTTTTCACCTCGGATCGTGAATTTTGGCTTGCTACAGCAGAGAAATCGAGCAAGGATGTCTTGATTTGTTCAAGTAAAAAAGGCCGCTTTATACTAGCAGACTTATTGCCAGAAGATTGTAGACTCCTAGGAGTATCGGCCACTCTTGAAATCAGTAATCGGGTTTCCTTAGCAGATTTGTTGGGATTTCCAGATGCTCCGCTTGTTAAGCTTGATGTAGCAAAGCAGGAGCAACAAGAAGTCTTTCTAGTCGATGATTTTCCTCTTGTGACAGAAGTTTCACCTGTTGACTATGCTAGTGAAGTGGCTTCTGTCACTCGAAGCTTACAGGCCTTTCAAGAACCCATACTGGTCTTGTTTACCTCAAAAGAGATGTTGCTGGCTGTTTCAGACCTGCTCGACCAACCGCATCTAGCTCAGTATAAAAATGGGGAACCAAGCCAACTGAAAAAACGTTTTGAAAAAGGTGAACGCCAGATCTTACTCGGAACAGGTAGTTTCTGGGAAGGAGTTGATTTTTCAACCCATCCTTGCGTGATCCAAGTGATTCCGAGATTGCCTTTCCAAAACCCCCAAGAACCGTTAACCAAAAAATTAAACCAAGAACTGCGTCAAGAAGGGAAAAATCCTTTCTATGATTATCAGTTGCCGATGGCGATTATTCGGCTAAAACAAGCTCTGGGCCGTACTGTTAGAAGATCTGACCAAGGTTCGGTTGCTGTTATCTTAGACAGTCGTGTCGTTAGCAAGCGTTACGGCAAACAAATCGCCCAGGCCTTGTCAAAAGAAAGGGCTGTTCAGGTTCTTTCTAGAGAACAGCTAGAGCCTGCTGTAGCTGATTTTCTCCAATCTCGTCGCAATAGAATGAAAGAAAAATCCAAGAAAGAGAAAAGGTATAAAATATGA